The genomic DNA CAAATTATTGGTGACCTGCTCGTCAAAGCCATCGATAAACGGTAAGACCTATTTTATTTAACTTGGGAGGAATCATTCATGAAACTTTGGAAAAAATTCGTCGGCACAGCAGCCGTATCGGTCTTAGCAATCAGCCTCGCGGCATGCGGAGAAGAATCTTCATCAGGCAGCGAGGATTCTAAAACACTCGTCATTGGAGCGTCAAACGTTCCCCACGCTGAAATTCTCGAGCACGTTCAAAAAGAATACGAAGCAAAAGGCTATAAACTCGAAATCAAGAAGTTCCAGGATTACGTGTTACCGAACAAAGCATTGGCTGAAAAAGAAATCGATGCGAACTACTTCCAACACGTGCCGTACCTTGAGCAACAGGAAAAAGAAAATAAAGACTACAAATTTGCAAGTGCCGGTGGCGTTCACGTCGAACCACTCGGTGTCTACTCTAAGAAATATAAGTCGTTGGATGAATTACCAAAAGGCGCAACGATCTTAACGAGCTCAAACGTCGCAGAACGCGGACGTGTCTTGACGTTCCTCCAAAATGAAGGACTCATCAAGTTGAAAGACGGTAAAACAACGGATGCACAGCTCAAAGACATCGCAGAAAACCCGAAAAACATCAAGTTCAAGACGAATATCGAAGCGTCACTCTTACCACAAGCCTACAAAAACAACGAAGGCGACGCTGTTCTCATCAACACGAACTATGCGATCGATAACGGTCTGAACCCGTTGAAAGATACGATTGCGTTAGAGGACGAGTCTTCGCCGTACGTCAACATCATCGTCACACGTGATGGCGACGAGAAAGACAAGCGCGTCACGACTCTCTTAGACATTCTTCATGAGAAAAAAAACCAGGACTGGATCACAAAAGAATACAAAGGGGCAGTTGTCCCGGTCAGTAAATAAGTTGCTTCATTCAATGCATTCTTCCTATATAATGGAAGGATGCATTGTTTTTTTTGTGCGAAAGGGGGGATCTGCATGCAACGTTTGAAACAGCTTCATCCATTGACGATCGGGGTTTTGCTCGGCACGTTTTTCGCCCGGCTCGGGACATTCATCACGATGCCGTTTTTTGCGATTTACTTATCGGTCGTCTTAAAGTTCAGTCCGGTTGATGTCGGCTGGATTCTCAGTATCTCGGCCATCGCGAGTCTTGTCATGAGCTTCATCGGCGGAACGTTATCCGACCGGTATGGGCGGCGGACGATGATGCTGAGCGGGACACTCGGTTTCGTGTTTGTCTTCATCGCCTTGGCGCAAGTCGAGACATTTTGGGCATTTTTCATCTTAAGTGCTTTGAATGGCGTTTTTCGTTCCATCTTCGAACCGTCGGCGAGGGCGTTGATCAGTGATACGACGGAGGAAGAAAACCGGTTGTTCGTCTTTAACATCCGTTATACGTGCATCAATATTGCAGCGGCGATTGGACCGGGGATTGCCTTGTTGCTCAGTGCGGGCAATACGTCGATTACCTTCTATATTACGGCGTTCGTTTACTTCGGCTACGGCGTCGCCATCTTCATCCTGTTTAAGCGGCATCCGATCACGGAAAGTCACGGCGGGAAAAAGGTGTCGTTCGGGGCAACGGTCCGTCTGCTGAAGACCGACGTCGCTTTTACGTTCGCGCTCGCCGGGATCATCTTCGGAGTCTTCGGATACAGTCAGTTCAACTCGACATTGCCGCAGTTTTTAACGACGACGACGCTATTGTCGGGCGGGACGAGTTTGTTTGCCTTGTTGATTACGATTAACGCAATCACGGTACTCGTCGTCCAGTACCCGATCATGAAGTTTGGTGTCAAGACGTCGCCGCTCGTATCGATCACGGTCGGCATTGCGACCGTCGCCGTCGGTTTATTCGTTATGGGAACGGCCGGTACGGTCTGGCTGATGATCGGCGCGATGTTCATCTTCACGTGCGGGGAAGTGATGATGTTCACGATGACGGATATCTTGACCGACAGCTTTGCGACACCGGAATTACGGGGTAGTTATTTCGGGGCGATGGGCTTGACGTCAATCGGTCAATCGGTCGGACCGGTCGTCGGCGGTCAATTGTTACTTTATTTTGGTGCAGATCGACCACTGCCGATTTTTGGTGTCCTAGCCCTCTTGACATTGCTCGGTATCCCACTGCTCTTACTGTCACAGCGGGTTCACAGTCAGTCGAAACCGGAAGAAGAGAAGGAAGTCGTCTCACTTTAAAGTCATTCTCAGTAAAGACGCTTGTTTTGAGAAAAAACCATGAGCGATGACGCTTGAATAATGTGGTATGATTCATTAAGATTAGAATGATACTAAATTAGTAACTCTCGTGAACTGAATCGTCAGACACGAAATGAATAGATGGAGGGATTCTACATGAAGGCTTCACACTTGAAGATTGAAGATCTACACGTCGCAATCGACGGCAAAGAAATCTTGAAAGGCGTCAACTTAGAAATCAAAGGCGGCGAAATCCACGCGGTCATGGGACCAAACGGGACTGGTAAATCGACACTTGCATCAGCATTGATGGGTCACCCGACTTACGAAGTAACGTCTGGTTCAGTCACACTCGACGGCGAAGACGTCCTCGAGATGGAAGTCAACGAACGCGCACAAGCAGGTATGTTCCTCGCGATGCAATACCCAAGCGAAATCAGTGGTGTCACGAACTCAGACTTCTTGCGTTCAGCAATCAACTCACGCCGCGAAGAAGGCGATGAGATCTCACTCATGAAATTCATCCGTCAACTCGACGCACAAATGGGTCTTCTTGAAATGCCGGGCGAAATGGCACACCGTTACCTCAACGAAGGTTTCTCAGGCGGAGA from Exiguobacterium sibiricum 7-3 includes the following:
- a CDS encoding MetQ/NlpA family ABC transporter substrate-binding protein, translated to MKLWKKFVGTAAVSVLAISLAACGEESSSGSEDSKTLVIGASNVPHAEILEHVQKEYEAKGYKLEIKKFQDYVLPNKALAEKEIDANYFQHVPYLEQQEKENKDYKFASAGGVHVEPLGVYSKKYKSLDELPKGATILTSSNVAERGRVLTFLQNEGLIKLKDGKTTDAQLKDIAENPKNIKFKTNIEASLLPQAYKNNEGDAVLINTNYAIDNGLNPLKDTIALEDESSPYVNIIVTRDGDEKDKRVTTLLDILHEKKNQDWITKEYKGAVVPVSK
- a CDS encoding MDR family MFS transporter, whose amino-acid sequence is MQRLKQLHPLTIGVLLGTFFARLGTFITMPFFAIYLSVVLKFSPVDVGWILSISAIASLVMSFIGGTLSDRYGRRTMMLSGTLGFVFVFIALAQVETFWAFFILSALNGVFRSIFEPSARALISDTTEEENRLFVFNIRYTCINIAAAIGPGIALLLSAGNTSITFYITAFVYFGYGVAIFILFKRHPITESHGGKKVSFGATVRLLKTDVAFTFALAGIIFGVFGYSQFNSTLPQFLTTTTLLSGGTSLFALLITINAITVLVVQYPIMKFGVKTSPLVSITVGIATVAVGLFVMGTAGTVWLMIGAMFIFTCGEVMMFTMTDILTDSFATPELRGSYFGAMGLTSIGQSVGPVVGGQLLLYFGADRPLPIFGVLALLTLLGIPLLLLSQRVHSQSKPEEEKEVVSL
- the sufC gene encoding Fe-S cluster assembly ATPase SufC produces the protein MKASHLKIEDLHVAIDGKEILKGVNLEIKGGEIHAVMGPNGTGKSTLASALMGHPTYEVTSGSVTLDGEDVLEMEVNERAQAGMFLAMQYPSEISGVTNSDFLRSAINSRREEGDEISLMKFIRQLDAQMGLLEMPGEMAHRYLNEGFSGGEKKRNEILQMTMLKPAIAILDEIDSGLDIDALKVVAKGVNEMRSPEFGCLIITHYQRLLNYIEPDFIHIMMGGKIVMSGGKELAHRLEAEGYDWVKKELGIEEVEIETKA